The following proteins are encoded in a genomic region of Syngnathus acus chromosome 22, fSynAcu1.2, whole genome shotgun sequence:
- the stxbp5b gene encoding syntaxin-binding protein 5 isoform X3 — translation MKKFNIRKVLDGLTSSSSSAAHTGAAKENDAVPESLQSEHFQLCKTVRHGFPHQPSSMAFDPVQKILAVGTLNGALRLFGRAGVECYCQHESGAGVIQLQFLINEGALVSALADDSIHLWNLRQKIPAILHSLKFNRERITYCHLPFQSKWLYIGTERGNIHIVNVESFTLSGYVIMWNKAIELSTKTHPGPVVHISDNPMDEGKLLIGYECGVVVLWDLKSKKADYRYNYDEAIHSVDWHHEGKQFVCSHSDGTLTTWNIRTPAKPTQIITPHGKQPKDGKKPEPCKPILKVEYKTTRAGDPFMVLSGGLSYDTVGRRACLTVMHGKSTAVLEMDFPIVDFLTLCETPYPNDFQEPYAVVVLLERDLVVIDLGQIGYPIFENPYPLSIHESPVTCCEYFADCPAELIPALYSVGSRQKRQGYSKKDWPINGGNWGQGTQSYPEIVITGHADGTIKFWDASALMLQVLYKLKTAKVFEKARGKEEKANTDIVDEDPFAIQTLCWCPESRMLCVAGVSAHVIVYRFSKQEAAAANVQLLEVRMQCELSDTDSPDTGGEQTPTQASSVPPSPQEGDAPATASSQPSAGGNGSNPSSDGQRDNMPCLQVRSSPLKQSPGYQVELVVQLVWVGGEPPQPITSLAINSSYGLVVFGNSNGMAVVDYLQQTLLLNLGTSELYGASEPYQRQPCSPRKARQPSGALCDSSDGPNAAEERCKSPNSGSTSPCNSDDERKAKFIKKVKYKSRRFSKTVANDFARMSRKISSSNEHKPNTDSKDNSFSRSRSSSVTSIDRESREAVCAFCFCETFPRKSADGVPGPCVLVGTSQGSVMLLAISLPPGDDQRLIQPVGISSCGTVARLKGGILTMALLDAAGAALPASYEPWYDPNASDEEKEKERSRWRRPASPPSSQEGHDSQFAVLCSEKQAKVVAVPSQTRVHKHNITESSFVLRADVVQMAGANCIACFCANGHIMTLSLPSLRPLLDVNYLPLTDMRIARTFCFSSLGQALYLTSPTEVQRITYSQETCDNLQEMLSELFTPVETPEAPNRGFFKGLFGGGAQSLDREDLFGETASGKASRSLAQHIPGPGNMEGMKGAASGVVGDLARARVALDERGQKLGELEERTAAMMSSAESFSKHAHDMMQKYKDKKWYQL, via the exons atgaagaagtTCAACATTCGTAAGGTGCTGGACGGCTTGACGTCGTCTTCGTCCTCGGCTGCGCACACTGGGGCCGCCAAGGAGAATGACGCCGTCCCGGAGAGCCTGCAGTCGGAGCATTTCCAGCTTTGCAAG ACTGTGCGTCATGGCTTCCCGCATCAGCCGTCCTCCATGGCCTTCGACCCTGTACAGAAAATCTTGGCTGTCGGGACACTTAACGGAGCTTTGAGGCT CTTCGGCCGCGCAGGTGTGGAGTGTTACTGCCAACATGAAAGTGGCGCCGGCGTCATCCAGCTCCAATTTCTCATCAACGag gggGCACTAGTGAGCGCCTTAGCTGATGACAGCATCCACCTGTGGAACCTGAGGCAAAAGATTCCCGCCATCCTGCATTCGCTCAAATTCAACAGGGAGAG AATCACGTACTGCCACCTGCCCTTCCAGAGCAAGTGGCTTTACATCGGCACGGAACGAGGCAACATCCACATCGTCAACGTGGAATCCTTCACCCTCTCAGGCTACGTCATCATGTGGAACAAAGCCATCGAACT ATCCACCAAGACACACCCAGGGCCTGTAGTGCACATCAGTGATAACCCCATGGATGAAGGAAAG CTCCTCATTGGATATGAGTGCGGCGTGGTGGTGTTGTGGGACCTCAAGTCCAAAAAAGCTGACTACCGCTACAACTATGATGAG GCCATCCACTCGGTCGATTGGCACCACGAGGGCAAGCAGTTCGTCTGCAGCCACTCCGATGGCACTCTGACCACTTGGAACATTCGAACCCCTGCCAAGCCGACGCAGATCATCACGCCGCATG GAAAGCAGCCCAAGGATGGCAAAAAGCCAGAGCCGTGCAAGCCCATCCTGAAGGTGGAGTACAAAACCACACGGGCTGG AGACCCGTTTATGGTTCTGTCCGGCGGTCTGTCCTACGACACGGTGGGCCGGAGAGCCTGTCTGACGGTGATGCACGGCAAGAGCACCGCCGTCCTGGAGATGGACTTCCCCATCGTGGATTTCCTCACACTGTGCGAGACGCCGTATCCCAACG aTTTTCAGGAGCCGTACGCTGTGGTGGTCCTCCTGGAGCGGGATTTAGTCGTCATCGACCTCGGACAGATCGGCTACCCGATATTCGAGAATCCTTACCCCCTCAGCATCCACGAGTCCCCGGTGACCTGCTGCGAGTACTTTGCCGACTGCCCCGCCGAACTCATTCCCGCACTTTACTCAGTGGGCAGCCGACAGAAGAGGCAAGGCTACAGCAAGAAG GATTGGCCCATCAACGGGGGAAACTGGGGACAAGGCACGCAAAGTTACCCTGAGATCGTCATCACCGG ACACGCTGACGGCACGATCAAATTTTGGGATGCTTCTGCGT TGATGCTCCAAGTGCTGTACAAGCTGAAGACGGCCAAGGTGTTCGAGAAAGCCCGCGGCAAGGAAGAGAAGGCCAACACGGACATCGTGGACGAGGATCCCTTCGCCATCCAGACGCTGTGCTGGTGCCCCGAGAGCAGGATGCTGTGCGTGGCCGGCGTGTCGGCGCACGTCATCGTCTACCGCTTCAGCAAGCAggaagccgccgccgccaacgTGCAG CTCTTAGAGGTACGCATGCAATGCGAGCTGAGTGACACCGACTCGCCCGACACCGGCGGCGAGCAGACCCCCACGCAGGCTTCCTCGGTGCCCCCCAGCCCCCAGGAGGGCGACGCCCCCGCCACAGCCTCCAGTCAACCCTCCGCCGGCGGAAACGGCAGCAATCCTTCGTCGGACGGGCAGCGAGACAACATGCCCTGCCTTCA GGTGCGCAGCTCCCCTCTGAAGCAGTCTCCGGGCTACCAGGTGGAGCTGGTGGTGCAGCTGGTGTGGGTGGGCGGGGAGCCTCCTCAGCCGATCACCAGCTTGGCCATCAACTCCTCGTACGGACT GGTGGTGTTTGGTAACAGCAACGGCATGGCAGTGGTGGACTACCTCCAGCAAACGCTGCTGCTCAACCTCGGCACGTCGGAGCTGTACGGCGCGTCGGAGCCCTACCAGAGGCAGCCTTGCTCCCCGCGCAAAGCCCGCCAGCCCTCCGGAG CGCTGTGCGATTCCAGTGACGGGCCCAACGCCGCAGAGGAACGCTGCAAGTCTCCCAACTCAG GATCCACCTCGCCCTGCAATTCTGATGATGAGCGCAAGGCCAAGTTTATAAAAAAGG TGAAGTACAAAAGCAGGCGCTTTTCCAAGACGGTTGCCAATGACTTTG cTAGGATGTCGCGGAAAATTAGCTCGTCTAATGAGCATAAACCAAACACGG ATTCCAAGGACAACTCATTCAGCCGCTCGCGCAGCTCCAGCGTGACCAGCATCGACAGGGAGTCCCGCGAGGCCGTCTGCGCCTTCTGCTTCTGCGAGACCTTCCCCAGGAAGTCGGCTGACGGCGTGCCAGGCCCCTGTGTGCTGGTGGGCACCAGCCAGGGCTCCGTCATGCTGCTGGCCATCAGCCTGCCACCCGGCGACGACCAGAGGCTCATTCAGCCAGTCGGGATCTCCTCCTGCG GAACGGTGGCCAGACTCAAAGGAGGCATCTTAACAATGGCCCTGCTGGACGCCGCCGGAGCGGCGCTGCCCGCCTCCTACGAGCCATGGTACGATCCCAACGCCTCGGAtgaggagaaggagaaggagaGGAGCCGGTGGCGCCGACCAGCGTCGCCGCCTTCATCGCAGGAGGGTCACGACTCGCAGTTCGCCGTCCTGTGCTCGGAGAAGCAGGCCAAGGTGGTGGCCGTGCCGTCCCAGACCCGAgtccacaaacacaacatcACCGAGTCGTCCTTCGTGCTGAGGGCCGACGTTGTGCAGATGGCCGGAGCCAACTGCATCGCCTGCTTCTGCGCCAACGGACACATCATGACACttag CTTGCCGAGTCTGCGGCCCCTCCTGGACGTCAACTACCTGCCGCTGACGGACATGCGGATAGCGCGGACCTTTTGCTTCTCCAGTCTGGGGCAGGCTCTGTACCTCACCTCGCCCacggaggtgcagaggatcaCCTACAGCCAGGAGACCTGTGACAACTTGCAG GAGATGCTGAGTGAGTTGTTCACACCAGTGGAGACCCCAGAAGCTCCCAACCGAGGTTTCTTCAAAGGCCTCTTTGGTGGAGGAGCTCAGTCTCTGGATCGGGAAGATCTCT TCGGCGAAACGGCGTCCGGGAAGGCTTCTCGCAGCCTGGCCCAACACATCCCCGGCCCGGGCAACATGGAAGGCATGAAGGGCGCGGCATCGGGCGTGGTCGGCGACCTGGCCCGCGCGCGGGTAGCGCTGGACGAGCGAGGCCAGAAACTGGGcgagctggaggagaggaCGGCCGCCATGATGTCTAGCGCCGAGTCCTTCTCCAAGCACGCTCATGAC ATGATGCAAAAGTACAAAGATAAGAAGTGGTACCAGCTCTGA
- the stxbp5b gene encoding syntaxin-binding protein 5 isoform X1, translating to MKKFNIRKVLDGLTSSSSSAAHTGAAKENDAVPESLQSEHFQLCKTVRHGFPHQPSSMAFDPVQKILAVGTLNGALRLFGRAGVECYCQHESGAGVIQLQFLINEGALVSALADDSIHLWNLRQKIPAILHSLKFNRERITYCHLPFQSKWLYIGTERGNIHIVNVESFTLSGYVIMWNKAIELSTKTHPGPVVHISDNPMDEGKLLIGYECGVVVLWDLKSKKADYRYNYDEAIHSVDWHHEGKQFVCSHSDGTLTTWNIRTPAKPTQIITPHGKQPKDGKKPEPCKPILKVEYKTTRAGDPFMVLSGGLSYDTVGRRACLTVMHGKSTAVLEMDFPIVDFLTLCETPYPNDFQEPYAVVVLLERDLVVIDLGQIGYPIFENPYPLSIHESPVTCCEYFADCPAELIPALYSVGSRQKRQGYSKKDWPINGGNWGQGTQSYPEIVITGHADGTIKFWDASALMLQVLYKLKTAKVFEKARGKEEKANTDIVDEDPFAIQTLCWCPESRMLCVAGVSAHVIVYRFSKQEAAAANVQLLEVRMQCELSDTDSPDTGGEQTPTQASSVPPSPQEGDAPATASSQPSAGGNGSNPSSDGQRDNMPCLQVRSSPLKQSPGYQVELVVQLVWVGGEPPQPITSLAINSSYGLVVFGNSNGMAVVDYLQQTLLLNLGTSELYGASEPYQRQPCSPRKARQPSGALCDSSDGPNAAEERCKSPNSGSTSPCNSDDERKAKFIKKVKYKSRRFSKTVANDFARMSRKISSSNEHKPNTECHSSPSRKRFYYTHTGTPTSSRKSVKLAFPTANSDHNMNSKDNSFSRSRSSSVTSIDRESREAVCAFCFCETFPRKSADGVPGPCVLVGTSQGSVMLLAISLPPGDDQRLIQPVGISSCGTVARLKGGILTMALLDAAGAALPASYEPWYDPNASDEEKEKERSRWRRPASPPSSQEGHDSQFAVLCSEKQAKVVAVPSQTRVHKHNITESSFVLRADVVQMAGANCIACFCANGHIMTLSLPSLRPLLDVNYLPLTDMRIARTFCFSSLGQALYLTSPTEVQRITYSQETCDNLQEMLSELFTPVETPEAPNRGFFKGLFGGGAQSLDREDLFGETASGKASRSLAQHIPGPGNMEGMKGAASGVVGDLARARVALDERGQKLGELEERTAAMMSSAESFSKHAHDMMQKYKDKKWYQL from the exons atgaagaagtTCAACATTCGTAAGGTGCTGGACGGCTTGACGTCGTCTTCGTCCTCGGCTGCGCACACTGGGGCCGCCAAGGAGAATGACGCCGTCCCGGAGAGCCTGCAGTCGGAGCATTTCCAGCTTTGCAAG ACTGTGCGTCATGGCTTCCCGCATCAGCCGTCCTCCATGGCCTTCGACCCTGTACAGAAAATCTTGGCTGTCGGGACACTTAACGGAGCTTTGAGGCT CTTCGGCCGCGCAGGTGTGGAGTGTTACTGCCAACATGAAAGTGGCGCCGGCGTCATCCAGCTCCAATTTCTCATCAACGag gggGCACTAGTGAGCGCCTTAGCTGATGACAGCATCCACCTGTGGAACCTGAGGCAAAAGATTCCCGCCATCCTGCATTCGCTCAAATTCAACAGGGAGAG AATCACGTACTGCCACCTGCCCTTCCAGAGCAAGTGGCTTTACATCGGCACGGAACGAGGCAACATCCACATCGTCAACGTGGAATCCTTCACCCTCTCAGGCTACGTCATCATGTGGAACAAAGCCATCGAACT ATCCACCAAGACACACCCAGGGCCTGTAGTGCACATCAGTGATAACCCCATGGATGAAGGAAAG CTCCTCATTGGATATGAGTGCGGCGTGGTGGTGTTGTGGGACCTCAAGTCCAAAAAAGCTGACTACCGCTACAACTATGATGAG GCCATCCACTCGGTCGATTGGCACCACGAGGGCAAGCAGTTCGTCTGCAGCCACTCCGATGGCACTCTGACCACTTGGAACATTCGAACCCCTGCCAAGCCGACGCAGATCATCACGCCGCATG GAAAGCAGCCCAAGGATGGCAAAAAGCCAGAGCCGTGCAAGCCCATCCTGAAGGTGGAGTACAAAACCACACGGGCTGG AGACCCGTTTATGGTTCTGTCCGGCGGTCTGTCCTACGACACGGTGGGCCGGAGAGCCTGTCTGACGGTGATGCACGGCAAGAGCACCGCCGTCCTGGAGATGGACTTCCCCATCGTGGATTTCCTCACACTGTGCGAGACGCCGTATCCCAACG aTTTTCAGGAGCCGTACGCTGTGGTGGTCCTCCTGGAGCGGGATTTAGTCGTCATCGACCTCGGACAGATCGGCTACCCGATATTCGAGAATCCTTACCCCCTCAGCATCCACGAGTCCCCGGTGACCTGCTGCGAGTACTTTGCCGACTGCCCCGCCGAACTCATTCCCGCACTTTACTCAGTGGGCAGCCGACAGAAGAGGCAAGGCTACAGCAAGAAG GATTGGCCCATCAACGGGGGAAACTGGGGACAAGGCACGCAAAGTTACCCTGAGATCGTCATCACCGG ACACGCTGACGGCACGATCAAATTTTGGGATGCTTCTGCGT TGATGCTCCAAGTGCTGTACAAGCTGAAGACGGCCAAGGTGTTCGAGAAAGCCCGCGGCAAGGAAGAGAAGGCCAACACGGACATCGTGGACGAGGATCCCTTCGCCATCCAGACGCTGTGCTGGTGCCCCGAGAGCAGGATGCTGTGCGTGGCCGGCGTGTCGGCGCACGTCATCGTCTACCGCTTCAGCAAGCAggaagccgccgccgccaacgTGCAG CTCTTAGAGGTACGCATGCAATGCGAGCTGAGTGACACCGACTCGCCCGACACCGGCGGCGAGCAGACCCCCACGCAGGCTTCCTCGGTGCCCCCCAGCCCCCAGGAGGGCGACGCCCCCGCCACAGCCTCCAGTCAACCCTCCGCCGGCGGAAACGGCAGCAATCCTTCGTCGGACGGGCAGCGAGACAACATGCCCTGCCTTCA GGTGCGCAGCTCCCCTCTGAAGCAGTCTCCGGGCTACCAGGTGGAGCTGGTGGTGCAGCTGGTGTGGGTGGGCGGGGAGCCTCCTCAGCCGATCACCAGCTTGGCCATCAACTCCTCGTACGGACT GGTGGTGTTTGGTAACAGCAACGGCATGGCAGTGGTGGACTACCTCCAGCAAACGCTGCTGCTCAACCTCGGCACGTCGGAGCTGTACGGCGCGTCGGAGCCCTACCAGAGGCAGCCTTGCTCCCCGCGCAAAGCCCGCCAGCCCTCCGGAG CGCTGTGCGATTCCAGTGACGGGCCCAACGCCGCAGAGGAACGCTGCAAGTCTCCCAACTCAG GATCCACCTCGCCCTGCAATTCTGATGATGAGCGCAAGGCCAAGTTTATAAAAAAGG TGAAGTACAAAAGCAGGCGCTTTTCCAAGACGGTTGCCAATGACTTTG cTAGGATGTCGCGGAAAATTAGCTCGTCTAATGAGCATAAACCAAACACGG AGTGCCATTCCAGCCCGTCCAGGAAACGCTTTTATTACACCCACACCGGCACGCCCACGTCAAGCCGCAAGAGCGTGAAGTTGGCTTTCCCCACAGCAAACTCAGACCACAATATGA ATTCCAAGGACAACTCATTCAGCCGCTCGCGCAGCTCCAGCGTGACCAGCATCGACAGGGAGTCCCGCGAGGCCGTCTGCGCCTTCTGCTTCTGCGAGACCTTCCCCAGGAAGTCGGCTGACGGCGTGCCAGGCCCCTGTGTGCTGGTGGGCACCAGCCAGGGCTCCGTCATGCTGCTGGCCATCAGCCTGCCACCCGGCGACGACCAGAGGCTCATTCAGCCAGTCGGGATCTCCTCCTGCG GAACGGTGGCCAGACTCAAAGGAGGCATCTTAACAATGGCCCTGCTGGACGCCGCCGGAGCGGCGCTGCCCGCCTCCTACGAGCCATGGTACGATCCCAACGCCTCGGAtgaggagaaggagaaggagaGGAGCCGGTGGCGCCGACCAGCGTCGCCGCCTTCATCGCAGGAGGGTCACGACTCGCAGTTCGCCGTCCTGTGCTCGGAGAAGCAGGCCAAGGTGGTGGCCGTGCCGTCCCAGACCCGAgtccacaaacacaacatcACCGAGTCGTCCTTCGTGCTGAGGGCCGACGTTGTGCAGATGGCCGGAGCCAACTGCATCGCCTGCTTCTGCGCCAACGGACACATCATGACACttag CTTGCCGAGTCTGCGGCCCCTCCTGGACGTCAACTACCTGCCGCTGACGGACATGCGGATAGCGCGGACCTTTTGCTTCTCCAGTCTGGGGCAGGCTCTGTACCTCACCTCGCCCacggaggtgcagaggatcaCCTACAGCCAGGAGACCTGTGACAACTTGCAG GAGATGCTGAGTGAGTTGTTCACACCAGTGGAGACCCCAGAAGCTCCCAACCGAGGTTTCTTCAAAGGCCTCTTTGGTGGAGGAGCTCAGTCTCTGGATCGGGAAGATCTCT TCGGCGAAACGGCGTCCGGGAAGGCTTCTCGCAGCCTGGCCCAACACATCCCCGGCCCGGGCAACATGGAAGGCATGAAGGGCGCGGCATCGGGCGTGGTCGGCGACCTGGCCCGCGCGCGGGTAGCGCTGGACGAGCGAGGCCAGAAACTGGGcgagctggaggagaggaCGGCCGCCATGATGTCTAGCGCCGAGTCCTTCTCCAAGCACGCTCATGAC ATGATGCAAAAGTACAAAGATAAGAAGTGGTACCAGCTCTGA
- the stxbp5b gene encoding syntaxin-binding protein 5 isoform X7 has product MKKFNIRKVLDGLTSSSSSAAHTGAAKENDAVPESLQSEHFQLCKTVRHGFPHQPSSMAFDPVQKILAVGTLNGALRLFGRAGVECYCQHESGAGVIQLQFLINEGALVSALADDSIHLWNLRQKIPAILHSLKFNRERITYCHLPFQSKWLYIGTERGNIHIVNVESFTLSGYVIMWNKAIELSTKTHPGPVVHISDNPMDEGKLLIGYECGVVVLWDLKSKKADYRYNYDEAIHSVDWHHEGKQFVCSHSDGTLTTWNIRTPAKPTQIITPHGKQPKDGKKPEPCKPILKVEYKTTRAGDPFMVLSGGLSYDTVGRRACLTVMHGKSTAVLEMDFPIVDFLTLCETPYPNDFQEPYAVVVLLERDLVVIDLGQIGYPIFENPYPLSIHESPVTCCEYFADCPAELIPALYSVGSRQKRQGYSKKDWPINGGNWGQGTQSYPEIVITGHADGTIKFWDASALMLQVLYKLKTAKVFEKARGKEEKANTDIVDEDPFAIQTLCWCPESRMLCVAGVSAHVIVYRFSKQEAAAANVQLLEVRMQCELSDTDSPDTGGEQTPTQASSVPPSPQEGDAPATASSQPSAGGNGSNPSSDGQRDNMPCLQVRSSPLKQSPGYQVELVVQLVWVGGEPPQPITSLAINSSYGLVVFGNSNGMAVVDYLQQTLLLNLGTSELYGASEPYQRQPCSPRKARQPSGALCDSSDGPNAAEERCKSPNSDSKDNSFSRSRSSSVTSIDRESREAVCAFCFCETFPRKSADGVPGPCVLVGTSQGSVMLLAISLPPGDDQRLIQPVGISSCGTVARLKGGILTMALLDAAGAALPASYEPWYDPNASDEEKEKERSRWRRPASPPSSQEGHDSQFAVLCSEKQAKVVAVPSQTRVHKHNITESSFVLRADVVQMAGANCIACFCANGHIMTLSLPSLRPLLDVNYLPLTDMRIARTFCFSSLGQALYLTSPTEVQRITYSQETCDNLQEMLSELFTPVETPEAPNRGFFKGLFGGGAQSLDREDLFGETASGKASRSLAQHIPGPGNMEGMKGAASGVVGDLARARVALDERGQKLGELEERTAAMMSSAESFSKHAHDMMQKYKDKKWYQL; this is encoded by the exons atgaagaagtTCAACATTCGTAAGGTGCTGGACGGCTTGACGTCGTCTTCGTCCTCGGCTGCGCACACTGGGGCCGCCAAGGAGAATGACGCCGTCCCGGAGAGCCTGCAGTCGGAGCATTTCCAGCTTTGCAAG ACTGTGCGTCATGGCTTCCCGCATCAGCCGTCCTCCATGGCCTTCGACCCTGTACAGAAAATCTTGGCTGTCGGGACACTTAACGGAGCTTTGAGGCT CTTCGGCCGCGCAGGTGTGGAGTGTTACTGCCAACATGAAAGTGGCGCCGGCGTCATCCAGCTCCAATTTCTCATCAACGag gggGCACTAGTGAGCGCCTTAGCTGATGACAGCATCCACCTGTGGAACCTGAGGCAAAAGATTCCCGCCATCCTGCATTCGCTCAAATTCAACAGGGAGAG AATCACGTACTGCCACCTGCCCTTCCAGAGCAAGTGGCTTTACATCGGCACGGAACGAGGCAACATCCACATCGTCAACGTGGAATCCTTCACCCTCTCAGGCTACGTCATCATGTGGAACAAAGCCATCGAACT ATCCACCAAGACACACCCAGGGCCTGTAGTGCACATCAGTGATAACCCCATGGATGAAGGAAAG CTCCTCATTGGATATGAGTGCGGCGTGGTGGTGTTGTGGGACCTCAAGTCCAAAAAAGCTGACTACCGCTACAACTATGATGAG GCCATCCACTCGGTCGATTGGCACCACGAGGGCAAGCAGTTCGTCTGCAGCCACTCCGATGGCACTCTGACCACTTGGAACATTCGAACCCCTGCCAAGCCGACGCAGATCATCACGCCGCATG GAAAGCAGCCCAAGGATGGCAAAAAGCCAGAGCCGTGCAAGCCCATCCTGAAGGTGGAGTACAAAACCACACGGGCTGG AGACCCGTTTATGGTTCTGTCCGGCGGTCTGTCCTACGACACGGTGGGCCGGAGAGCCTGTCTGACGGTGATGCACGGCAAGAGCACCGCCGTCCTGGAGATGGACTTCCCCATCGTGGATTTCCTCACACTGTGCGAGACGCCGTATCCCAACG aTTTTCAGGAGCCGTACGCTGTGGTGGTCCTCCTGGAGCGGGATTTAGTCGTCATCGACCTCGGACAGATCGGCTACCCGATATTCGAGAATCCTTACCCCCTCAGCATCCACGAGTCCCCGGTGACCTGCTGCGAGTACTTTGCCGACTGCCCCGCCGAACTCATTCCCGCACTTTACTCAGTGGGCAGCCGACAGAAGAGGCAAGGCTACAGCAAGAAG GATTGGCCCATCAACGGGGGAAACTGGGGACAAGGCACGCAAAGTTACCCTGAGATCGTCATCACCGG ACACGCTGACGGCACGATCAAATTTTGGGATGCTTCTGCGT TGATGCTCCAAGTGCTGTACAAGCTGAAGACGGCCAAGGTGTTCGAGAAAGCCCGCGGCAAGGAAGAGAAGGCCAACACGGACATCGTGGACGAGGATCCCTTCGCCATCCAGACGCTGTGCTGGTGCCCCGAGAGCAGGATGCTGTGCGTGGCCGGCGTGTCGGCGCACGTCATCGTCTACCGCTTCAGCAAGCAggaagccgccgccgccaacgTGCAG CTCTTAGAGGTACGCATGCAATGCGAGCTGAGTGACACCGACTCGCCCGACACCGGCGGCGAGCAGACCCCCACGCAGGCTTCCTCGGTGCCCCCCAGCCCCCAGGAGGGCGACGCCCCCGCCACAGCCTCCAGTCAACCCTCCGCCGGCGGAAACGGCAGCAATCCTTCGTCGGACGGGCAGCGAGACAACATGCCCTGCCTTCA GGTGCGCAGCTCCCCTCTGAAGCAGTCTCCGGGCTACCAGGTGGAGCTGGTGGTGCAGCTGGTGTGGGTGGGCGGGGAGCCTCCTCAGCCGATCACCAGCTTGGCCATCAACTCCTCGTACGGACT GGTGGTGTTTGGTAACAGCAACGGCATGGCAGTGGTGGACTACCTCCAGCAAACGCTGCTGCTCAACCTCGGCACGTCGGAGCTGTACGGCGCGTCGGAGCCCTACCAGAGGCAGCCTTGCTCCCCGCGCAAAGCCCGCCAGCCCTCCGGAG CGCTGTGCGATTCCAGTGACGGGCCCAACGCCGCAGAGGAACGCTGCAAGTCTCCCAACTCAG ATTCCAAGGACAACTCATTCAGCCGCTCGCGCAGCTCCAGCGTGACCAGCATCGACAGGGAGTCCCGCGAGGCCGTCTGCGCCTTCTGCTTCTGCGAGACCTTCCCCAGGAAGTCGGCTGACGGCGTGCCAGGCCCCTGTGTGCTGGTGGGCACCAGCCAGGGCTCCGTCATGCTGCTGGCCATCAGCCTGCCACCCGGCGACGACCAGAGGCTCATTCAGCCAGTCGGGATCTCCTCCTGCG GAACGGTGGCCAGACTCAAAGGAGGCATCTTAACAATGGCCCTGCTGGACGCCGCCGGAGCGGCGCTGCCCGCCTCCTACGAGCCATGGTACGATCCCAACGCCTCGGAtgaggagaaggagaaggagaGGAGCCGGTGGCGCCGACCAGCGTCGCCGCCTTCATCGCAGGAGGGTCACGACTCGCAGTTCGCCGTCCTGTGCTCGGAGAAGCAGGCCAAGGTGGTGGCCGTGCCGTCCCAGACCCGAgtccacaaacacaacatcACCGAGTCGTCCTTCGTGCTGAGGGCCGACGTTGTGCAGATGGCCGGAGCCAACTGCATCGCCTGCTTCTGCGCCAACGGACACATCATGACACttag CTTGCCGAGTCTGCGGCCCCTCCTGGACGTCAACTACCTGCCGCTGACGGACATGCGGATAGCGCGGACCTTTTGCTTCTCCAGTCTGGGGCAGGCTCTGTACCTCACCTCGCCCacggaggtgcagaggatcaCCTACAGCCAGGAGACCTGTGACAACTTGCAG GAGATGCTGAGTGAGTTGTTCACACCAGTGGAGACCCCAGAAGCTCCCAACCGAGGTTTCTTCAAAGGCCTCTTTGGTGGAGGAGCTCAGTCTCTGGATCGGGAAGATCTCT TCGGCGAAACGGCGTCCGGGAAGGCTTCTCGCAGCCTGGCCCAACACATCCCCGGCCCGGGCAACATGGAAGGCATGAAGGGCGCGGCATCGGGCGTGGTCGGCGACCTGGCCCGCGCGCGGGTAGCGCTGGACGAGCGAGGCCAGAAACTGGGcgagctggaggagaggaCGGCCGCCATGATGTCTAGCGCCGAGTCCTTCTCCAAGCACGCTCATGAC ATGATGCAAAAGTACAAAGATAAGAAGTGGTACCAGCTCTGA